A genome region from Arthrobacter sp. V1I9 includes the following:
- a CDS encoding glycine betaine ABC transporter substrate-binding protein has translation MIEKDHPALWRILQNYDLNNDQLQELQAKVIDGGLSPQDAVKDWMQDNRDVWTSWA, from the coding sequence GTGATCGAGAAGGACCACCCAGCGCTCTGGAGGATTCTTCAGAACTACGATCTGAACAACGATCAGCTGCAGGAACTGCAGGCGAAGGTGATAGATGGCGGGCTTTCTCCCCAAGATGCCGTCAAGGACTGGATGCAGGACAACCGCGACGTGTGGACCAGCTGGGCGTGA
- a CDS encoding glycoside hydrolase family 3 protein, whose product MNDYLDSSLPIERRVDDLLRRMTVAEKAALMFHPSTEPGGGALTHTQAMSAAERNVVERGITHFNVLGGEDSAAVAQWHNTLQELAESTRLGIPVTLSSDPRHGFRSNPFTGQALDSLSRWPETTGIAAISGVDAAREYGDVIRQEFLAMGIRVYLGPMADIFSEPRWSRGFGTFGEDPQRVAELTVAFIEGLRGSTDLGPEAVAAVVKHFPGGGPQMNGDDAHDPRYPEQVYPGGMQALHIRPFERAFAAGATQVMTYYGKPVGTDWEEVGFAFNAPVVRDILRRHLAFNGIVVTDWNLLESEQFGDLTFGPNGWGLEHLTPVERARIAIDVGVDQFGGDRNPALIEDLVNSGAVPESRIDKSARRLLREKFRLSLFENRRVEVDQARKLCGSPSYSEKGMAAQQASLVLLSDGAAPILDNARLFVEGMEDVDGFETVTDPAAADAILVRLEAPFEKGRGSVIGEYFHGGTLAFPPETLDRLAAYAAQAPLYISVFLERPAIVGPLVDLGATVIAEFGASDRVVLDAFCERTPISGQLPFDIPSSMEAVEASREDVPFDTASPRFRAGFGLKRSRRTADSLTHVKL is encoded by the coding sequence GTGAACGACTATCTTGACTCCTCACTGCCCATTGAGCGCCGTGTTGATGACCTCCTGCGCCGCATGACTGTCGCCGAAAAGGCTGCCCTCATGTTCCACCCGTCCACAGAGCCAGGCGGGGGCGCCCTCACTCATACGCAGGCGATGTCCGCTGCTGAACGCAACGTCGTCGAGCGTGGCATCACACACTTCAATGTCCTCGGTGGTGAGGACAGCGCCGCTGTCGCGCAATGGCACAATACTCTGCAGGAACTTGCGGAAAGCACGCGACTGGGCATCCCCGTCACGCTTTCTTCAGACCCACGGCATGGGTTCCGAAGCAATCCGTTCACGGGACAGGCCCTTGACAGCCTGTCCCGCTGGCCGGAGACGACCGGCATTGCCGCGATCAGCGGAGTGGACGCCGCCAGGGAGTACGGTGACGTCATCCGCCAGGAGTTCCTGGCGATGGGCATTCGCGTCTATCTCGGCCCCATGGCTGATATTTTTAGTGAGCCGCGTTGGTCCCGCGGTTTTGGAACCTTCGGCGAGGACCCACAAAGGGTTGCGGAGCTCACGGTGGCGTTCATCGAGGGGCTTCGCGGCAGTACCGATCTCGGCCCCGAGGCCGTAGCGGCCGTCGTCAAACACTTCCCGGGCGGCGGACCGCAGATGAACGGCGATGATGCGCACGACCCGCGATACCCCGAACAGGTCTACCCGGGCGGGATGCAGGCGCTCCATATCCGCCCGTTCGAGCGGGCGTTCGCGGCCGGAGCTACACAGGTGATGACCTACTACGGCAAGCCTGTCGGCACTGACTGGGAGGAAGTTGGTTTCGCATTCAACGCTCCCGTCGTCCGCGATATCCTCCGGCGTCATCTGGCTTTCAATGGCATTGTGGTGACGGACTGGAACCTGCTGGAAAGCGAGCAATTCGGTGATTTGACGTTCGGTCCGAACGGGTGGGGCCTTGAGCACCTCACCCCGGTAGAACGGGCCCGCATTGCCATCGACGTCGGCGTCGACCAGTTCGGCGGCGACCGCAACCCCGCACTTATCGAGGACCTCGTCAACAGCGGCGCAGTCCCCGAGTCACGCATCGACAAGTCCGCACGCCGCCTGCTGCGCGAGAAGTTCCGTCTCAGCTTGTTCGAGAACCGGCGGGTGGAGGTCGACCAAGCACGGAAGCTATGCGGTTCGCCGAGCTACTCCGAAAAGGGCATGGCAGCGCAGCAGGCGTCCCTCGTCCTTCTCTCTGACGGCGCGGCACCAATCCTCGACAACGCCCGACTGTTCGTCGAAGGCATGGAGGACGTTGACGGGTTCGAAACCGTGACTGACCCGGCAGCTGCCGACGCCATCCTGGTTCGCCTGGAAGCACCATTCGAAAAGGGGCGGGGGTCTGTCATCGGCGAGTACTTCCACGGGGGCACTCTCGCGTTTCCTCCAGAAACCCTCGACCGCTTGGCCGCATATGCGGCACAAGCCCCGCTTTATATCTCGGTGTTCCTCGAGCGTCCCGCGATCGTGGGCCCGTTAGTTGACCTCGGGGCAACCGTTATAGCCGAATTTGGGGCGAGTGATCGAGTCGTGCTCGATGCATTCTGTGAGCGTACGCCGATTAGCGGACAACTGCCTTTTGACATCCCCTCGTCCATGGAAGCTGTCGAGGCTTCGCGTGAGGACGTCCCATTCGACACGGCGTCTCCCCGATTCCGAGCGGGATTCGGCCTCAAGCGCAGTAGGCGCACGGCTGATTCGCTTACACACGTCAAGCTCTAA
- a CDS encoding glycine betaine/L-proline ABC transporter ATP-binding protein, translating to MTKQVLSPQAGRLHLRTEQTRIPESDPSTAGSTIEVDDLWKIYGPNPKRALQEYRDGATYVPGHMTAVRGVSFQVRPCETFVVMGLSGSGKSTLIRCLTRLIEPTAGRVDIDGSHVLTLSNSQLSEQRRRDWAMVFQHFGLLPHRRVLQNVAYGLEISGVPRREREERAHRMVELVGLSGTESKYPSELSGGMRQRVGLARALVQNPRLLLLDEPFSALDPLIRADLQDELVRLARGGSQTSVFITHDLTEALKVGDRIAIMRDGVLVQVGTPEEIVLNPADDYVRRFAVEAPRAKVVRAATIAQALPELSAELAVEAALTALAQNGGGSALVRPDARAPFVITAQDLLKSDGSSRTLGSLQLRTSTVTGDELLAGVMQKLIDTGRPVLVESPSGGLLGAIDDSLAVRALSVQSSS from the coding sequence ATGACGAAACAAGTTCTGTCCCCGCAAGCAGGGCGACTGCACCTTCGCACTGAGCAGACACGCATCCCTGAAAGCGATCCTTCCACCGCCGGCTCCACCATTGAAGTGGATGATCTTTGGAAGATCTATGGTCCGAATCCCAAACGTGCGCTGCAGGAATACCGCGACGGCGCGACCTACGTTCCGGGTCACATGACAGCGGTACGCGGCGTTTCATTCCAGGTCCGTCCTTGCGAGACGTTCGTTGTGATGGGGCTTTCGGGCAGCGGAAAATCGACGCTTATCCGCTGTCTCACCAGACTCATCGAGCCGACGGCAGGCCGGGTGGACATCGACGGCAGCCACGTGCTGACGTTATCGAATTCGCAGCTGTCGGAGCAGCGGAGGCGCGATTGGGCCATGGTATTCCAGCACTTCGGGTTGCTCCCTCATCGCCGAGTGCTCCAGAATGTCGCGTATGGGCTGGAAATTTCTGGAGTTCCACGCCGAGAGCGGGAAGAACGGGCGCACCGAATGGTCGAGCTGGTCGGACTTTCCGGGACAGAAAGCAAGTACCCCAGTGAGCTCAGCGGCGGTATGCGTCAGCGTGTGGGGCTTGCCCGCGCTCTTGTTCAAAACCCTCGGCTTCTGCTGCTGGACGAGCCATTCAGCGCACTTGATCCGCTAATCCGAGCCGACCTGCAGGACGAACTAGTGCGGCTTGCTCGTGGCGGCAGCCAGACGTCGGTATTCATTACGCATGATCTGACCGAGGCTCTAAAGGTAGGTGATCGCATCGCGATTATGCGTGACGGTGTTCTAGTCCAGGTAGGGACACCGGAGGAAATCGTATTGAATCCTGCTGATGACTATGTCCGCCGCTTTGCTGTGGAGGCTCCGCGCGCCAAGGTCGTTCGTGCTGCGACCATCGCGCAAGCTCTCCCTGAGCTGTCCGCCGAATTGGCCGTTGAGGCTGCCCTGACCGCCCTTGCCCAGAATGGAGGCGGCTCAGCACTGGTCCGTCCCGATGCGCGTGCACCTTTCGTCATCACGGCGCAGGACCTCCTCAAATCGGACGGCTCAAGCCGAACTTTGGGTTCCTTGCAGCTCCGAACTTCCACCGTGACCGGCGACGAGCTTCTGGCAGGTGTTATGCAAAAACTCATCGACACTGGGCGCCCTGTGCTCGTCGAATCGCCTTCAGGTGGCTTACTCGGAGCCATCGATGATTCCCTGGCTGTGCGAGCACTTTCGGTGCAAAGCTCCTCGTAG
- a CDS encoding proline/glycine betaine ABC transporter permease yields the protein MVAIRISPARGSSLLSNYGLVALVGIVAVAAVIWGPKSFPEALRLPVGNAFETGFSSFAESAPWAYEPFAAVLEQTFEGLLTILSSISPVILASGVVLAVAHFRGLKLAGLTALLFAWVVLGGFWDYTVETIAFMLVAVSAAFVLGILVGLIGSLGPRTSAMVRLLLDAMQAFPAFAYLVPVVFLFGMGNAAALVVTVIWALPPLARMTSVGLRNVSPEVLEAATSLGTTRRQLLFGVKLPMAEPSIRAGSNQMIMYAIAMATMAAMVGAAGLGAPIWSGLNRLAFGDALQAGVALVLVAVIIDRATAPREVERSFKSHRDGSSSWLQRFIGFFRAPYGSAHVCLALFLLTVLASQVLRGRWQYFSDPPWGVPLRLREPVEVAVLWATTTWGPFLDSVSGVIQTYGLNLLGSFFAATPWALVVGITAAVGILTVGRIQGLVLGLGVAFIGCLGMWEATVLTMTVVTVALVLVILIGFPLGVLMAMNDTAAAIIRPVLDIMQTLPIYLLVIPAVMLLGVGEVAAVLATFIAAVPPMIRFTNAGLRGADHEVIEAAQIFGARPGQILRQIRIPMGLQTMMVGLNQALLLALAMAVVSAMIGAPGLGANILTSVNRALLGTGMEAGLAMFLLGVVLDRLFNGCAQFIASAQHASMTKVARKPNDETSSVPASRATAPSH from the coding sequence ATGGTGGCGATCCGGATTAGTCCTGCTAGGGGCAGCAGCCTTCTTTCGAACTACGGTCTTGTTGCCCTGGTGGGTATTGTTGCAGTCGCCGCCGTGATCTGGGGACCTAAGAGCTTCCCTGAAGCCCTGCGTCTACCAGTAGGGAATGCCTTCGAAACAGGATTCTCTTCTTTTGCAGAGAGTGCCCCCTGGGCCTACGAGCCATTCGCGGCTGTCTTGGAGCAAACGTTCGAGGGCCTTCTGACCATACTGAGTTCTATATCGCCGGTTATCCTCGCTTCAGGAGTAGTGCTCGCGGTTGCCCACTTTCGGGGGCTTAAGCTCGCAGGACTTACCGCGCTCCTGTTCGCATGGGTTGTCCTCGGTGGGTTCTGGGACTACACAGTAGAGACGATAGCGTTCATGCTTGTTGCTGTTTCAGCCGCATTTGTGTTGGGCATTCTCGTCGGTCTTATAGGATCGTTGGGTCCTCGAACCAGCGCGATGGTGCGGTTGCTGCTCGATGCCATGCAGGCGTTCCCGGCATTCGCTTATCTTGTTCCTGTCGTCTTCCTCTTCGGTATGGGCAATGCCGCAGCGCTGGTAGTGACGGTAATCTGGGCGCTGCCACCGCTTGCCAGAATGACAAGCGTTGGGCTTCGCAACGTCTCGCCTGAGGTGCTCGAAGCGGCAACGTCACTTGGTACGACCCGGCGTCAACTCTTGTTCGGCGTGAAGTTACCGATGGCTGAACCCAGTATCCGGGCGGGCAGCAACCAGATGATCATGTACGCAATTGCCATGGCTACCATGGCAGCCATGGTTGGCGCCGCAGGTCTCGGGGCTCCGATCTGGAGCGGGCTGAACCGTCTCGCATTCGGTGACGCCCTGCAAGCCGGCGTTGCATTGGTGCTGGTCGCGGTTATCATTGATCGCGCTACCGCTCCCCGTGAGGTTGAGCGGAGCTTCAAATCACACCGCGATGGATCCTCAAGCTGGCTCCAACGGTTTATCGGGTTCTTCCGCGCCCCGTACGGTTCGGCTCACGTCTGCCTGGCGCTGTTTCTGCTGACCGTACTTGCTTCCCAGGTTCTTCGCGGTCGGTGGCAGTACTTCTCGGATCCTCCCTGGGGAGTGCCACTACGACTTCGAGAACCGGTGGAGGTAGCTGTCCTCTGGGCAACTACCACCTGGGGGCCTTTTCTGGACTCAGTCAGCGGGGTGATCCAAACTTACGGCCTTAATCTGCTCGGTAGTTTCTTTGCCGCGACTCCGTGGGCACTTGTTGTCGGGATCACTGCGGCAGTTGGCATACTGACCGTTGGTAGAATCCAAGGCCTGGTTCTAGGGCTTGGCGTCGCATTCATCGGTTGCCTCGGTATGTGGGAAGCAACGGTACTGACCATGACAGTGGTCACCGTGGCATTGGTCCTCGTGATACTGATCGGGTTCCCCCTTGGTGTGCTGATGGCTATGAACGACACGGCAGCGGCAATCATCCGGCCTGTGCTGGATATTATGCAGACTTTGCCGATTTATCTGCTGGTTATCCCCGCTGTCATGCTCCTTGGAGTAGGCGAAGTAGCTGCAGTGCTTGCCACCTTCATCGCTGCAGTTCCCCCAATGATCAGGTTTACCAACGCGGGCCTTCGGGGAGCCGACCACGAGGTGATCGAGGCAGCGCAGATTTTCGGGGCTAGGCCGGGCCAAATCCTCCGCCAGATCCGTATTCCAATGGGACTGCAGACGATGATGGTCGGTCTCAACCAGGCCTTGCTCTTGGCTCTTGCGATGGCAGTCGTCAGTGCCATGATCGGGGCACCTGGTCTCGGCGCCAACATCCTGACGTCAGTTAACCGCGCCTTGTTGGGTACCGGGATGGAGGCGGGTCTTGCAATGTTCCTGCTGGGCGTGGTTCTGGACCGTCTCTTCAACGGATGCGCACAATTCATCGCATCCGCTCAGCATGCATCAATGACCAAAGTAGCTAGGAAGCCAAATGACGAAACAAGTTCTGTCCCCGCAAGCAGGGCGACTGCACCTTCGCACTGA